From the Cohaesibacter sp. ES.047 genome, one window contains:
- the lspA gene encoding signal peptidase II, translating into MSARQLGYFIAFIGLLVDQAFKLFMLYGFGIEEVVLTEGPVQLTPFLDLILVWNRGISYGLFQQNSDLGRYLLIGVAGCASLGLMIWIWRLHNRMLAIALGLILSGAIGNGIDRILHGAVVDLLHFHIESQWGDFSWYVFNLADCWIVVGAVLLFYDSFFGPKDIEPADREDSGRNDAAKP; encoded by the coding sequence GTGTCGGCAAGACAACTTGGCTATTTCATCGCCTTCATCGGGTTGCTGGTGGATCAGGCGTTCAAACTCTTCATGCTCTATGGTTTTGGCATCGAGGAGGTTGTGCTCACAGAGGGACCGGTTCAACTGACGCCATTTCTGGATCTCATCCTCGTGTGGAATCGCGGCATCAGCTACGGGCTGTTTCAGCAGAACAGCGATTTGGGCCGGTATCTTCTGATCGGAGTCGCGGGCTGCGCGTCACTTGGCCTCATGATCTGGATCTGGAGGCTGCACAACCGGATGCTGGCGATCGCACTCGGTCTGATCCTATCGGGTGCGATTGGTAATGGCATAGACCGTATCCTGCACGGTGCCGTCGTCGACCTGTTGCATTTTCACATAGAAAGCCAATGGGGCGATTTCAGCTGGTATGTCTTCAACCTTGCAGACTGCTGGATCGTGGTCGGTGCCGTCTTGTTGTTCTATGACAGCTTTTTCGGCCCCAAAGATATAGAGCCAGCTGATCGAGAGGACTCTGGCCGCAATGATGCCGCAAAGCCGTGA